One region of bacterium genomic DNA includes:
- a CDS encoding LysE family transporter: protein MSNTPSLYTIFILSFTVAFVGAASPGPLLVVTITKSLREGIKTPFIVVAAHGVLELIMLTILLFTAKMISQNNLIVSVIGIIGGIALGYLGYGMWRGEETEREGNEKTGNSFILGGIATLSNPYWYLWWFAIGLNFLLMGVKKGILGVAAFFIGHILADFVWYLFVGAITVGGKKKLERYERIITQVGGIVLIFIGAYFFASGTAWLR, encoded by the coding sequence ATGAGCAACACCCCTTCCCTTTACACCATCTTCATCCTCTCCTTCACTGTTGCCTTCGTTGGGGCAGCTAGCCCCGGTCCCCTTCTTGTCGTCACAATCACTAAATCCCTCAGGGAGGGGATAAAAACACCCTTCATAGTGGTTGCAGCTCATGGGGTTTTGGAGCTAATTATGCTAACGATACTTCTTTTCACTGCGAAGATGATATCTCAAAACAATTTGATTGTCTCAGTGATAGGAATAATAGGCGGGATAGCGCTCGGTTATCTTGGCTATGGGATGTGGAGGGGCGAGGAAACAGAAAGAGAGGGAAACGAAAAGACGGGAAACTCCTTCATTTTGGGCGGAATAGCCACCTTGTCCAATCCATACTGGTATCTCTGGTGGTTTGCGATTGGGCTGAACTTTCTCTTGATGGGGGTAAAAAAAGGAATCCTGGGAGTAGCTGCGTTCTTCATAGGACATATCTTGGCGGACTTCGTTTGGTATCTATTCGTTGGAGCCATCACTGTTGGTGGAAAGAAGAAGCTGGAGAGATATGAGAGAATCATCACTCAAGTGGGAGGAATTGTCCTCATCTTCATCGGAGCTTACTTCTTCGCCAGCGGAACTGCTTGGTTAAGATAA
- a CDS encoding TIGR00282 family metallophosphoesterase gives MKIVHLGEVVGRSGRKALKAYINQMKEDVDFMLVNAENAAGGFGLTRNVAEELFSMGIDCLTLGNHAWSKKEGIEIIESDPRILRPANYPKGVAGRGAGIFTTKGGYKIGVINLMGRIFMEPIDSPFEVGERIIEEMRKETPIIIVDFHAEATSEKGALGVFLDGKVSAVIGTHTHIPTADERILPNGTAFITDIGMTGPIDSIIGVKKEQVLERFLYTTPRKFEVAEGPAMVCSLYLEIDPQTGKALSVRRDKVIISQ, from the coding sequence ATAAAAATCGTTCATTTAGGGGAGGTGGTGGGGAGGAGTGGAAGGAAGGCATTGAAGGCTTATATCAACCAGATGAAGGAAGATGTGGATTTTATGCTTGTCAACGCTGAGAATGCAGCTGGCGGCTTTGGCTTAACGAGGAATGTCGCTGAAGAACTCTTCTCAATGGGGATAGATTGCCTTACGCTCGGCAATCACGCCTGGAGCAAGAAGGAAGGAATCGAGATAATAGAAAGCGACCCCCGCATCCTTAGACCCGCAAATTATCCTAAAGGGGTAGCGGGAAGGGGGGCGGGCATCTTCACCACTAAAGGGGGATATAAGATAGGTGTTATAAATTTAATGGGGAGGATATTTATGGAACCTATTGATTCCCCCTTTGAGGTGGGGGAAAGGATTATAGAGGAAATGAGAAAAGAGACGCCGATAATAATAGTGGATTTCCACGCTGAAGCGACTTCGGAGAAGGGAGCATTAGGGGTTTTCCTGGATGGCAAGGTCTCAGCTGTCATAGGAACTCATACCCACATTCCCACAGCCGATGAGCGAATACTCCCCAACGGCACCGCTTTCATCACTGATATCGGGATGACGGGACCGATTGATTCAATAATAGGAGTTAAGAAGGAACAGGTACTTGAGCGATTTCTTTATACGACGCCGAGGAAATTCGAGGTAGCTGAAGGACCAGCAATGGTCTGCTCTCTTTATTTGGAAATAGACCCCCAAACCGGTAAAGCGCTTTCCGTAAGGAGGGACAAAGTAATAATCTCCCAATGA
- a CDS encoding DNA polymerase III subunit alpha, with translation MQFVHLHTHSEYSLLDGMCRIDELVEYASQLGMPALALTDHGVLYGAIPFYLKCKENGIKPIIGCEMYVAPRKATDKEGQIDASFTHIVLLAKNYQGYKNLIKLVSFANTEGFYYKPRVDKEILAKYSEGLIALTSCLVGEVPRKILNDDIEGAERTALELREIFGERNFYFELQDHGLPEEKKVKEALIELGKKLSIPLVATNDVHYLRKSDAKIHDILLCIGTGSTISKPKKLGFSTPEFYFKTPLEMFNLFPEVPGAIENTLEIAAKCNLELELEKPHLPYFPVPEGYTLESYLEKLCWDNFPKRYPTRPKEAKERLKYELSIIIEKGYAGYFLIVWDIVKAAREKGIPIGPGRGSAAGSMVAYVLEITQLDPLKYGLLFERFLNPDRVSMPDIDLDFCDVRREEVIRYVINKYGKDKVAQIITFGTMAARAAVRDVGRALEVPLSQVDRIAKLIPQGMSIEEAIAKSPELAELYENDEKTRQLLKIATSLEGLARHAGTHAAGVVIAPEPLEELVPLQRSTEGFGLTTQYDKDALEKVGLLKMDLLGLRTLTVVENCISLVRELRGEKIDLKDIPLDDEQTFDLLSKGNTVGVFQLESAGMQNLLRQAKPSRYEDLITLIALYRPGPIRSGMVEEFVKRKEKKGSYLHPALRDILEETRGLLVFQEQVMQIAARLAGFTLSQGETLMRAMSKKKADVMEKMRDDFLKGAQNNGVDLKVAEEIYTQMAHFAAYGFNKSHSAVYALLAYQTAYLKAHYPLEYMSALLTSHMENRDKLAFFAEECRTLNIKLLPPDINKSQLYFSVEGNSIRVPLTAIKGVAKGQVAEIVKEREKAGEFRSIEDFCMRMKGAKLSRPVLEALFKAGAFDSLGYKRQQLVEGLPNILSVLEAEENESQSLLFQEEEIPPISIELPSVDEYPVEKILAMEKELLGIYLSGHPLAQIADTLAKYRPTPSIKIEEMHSEEKVCVAGIVVKAKHIDTKNGEKMATITLEDTYGSIPVRVFPYIYKDFSRFLHKEAILVIRGKVHSEVKGDEEENEVWAEEIIPLSSKGEPLLLPPDATFHIRIEKKHLNDTNLQLLRNLILYHKGNTKVIVHIRTNNGEEIYTLGDELKVKPSTRLMDEISSLLGKDSIWVQ, from the coding sequence ATGCAGTTCGTTCATCTCCATACCCATTCGGAATACAGCCTTTTGGACGGGATGTGCAGGATAGACGAGTTGGTGGAATACGCTTCCCAGCTCGGTATGCCCGCCCTTGCCCTCACTGACCACGGCGTTCTTTATGGAGCGATTCCCTTTTATCTTAAATGTAAAGAGAATGGAATAAAGCCAATAATTGGCTGCGAGATGTATGTCGCTCCTCGCAAGGCGACCGATAAGGAAGGGCAAATAGATGCCTCCTTCACACACATCGTTCTCTTGGCGAAGAATTACCAGGGTTATAAGAACCTTATTAAGCTCGTTTCATTCGCTAACACGGAAGGATTTTATTATAAGCCAAGGGTTGACAAGGAAATCCTCGCAAAATATAGCGAAGGGCTTATCGCTCTTACGAGTTGCCTCGTGGGTGAAGTCCCTCGCAAGATATTAAATGATGACATTGAAGGTGCAGAAAGAACAGCCCTCGAGCTGAGGGAGATTTTCGGGGAAAGGAACTTTTATTTTGAGCTCCAAGACCACGGACTACCTGAGGAGAAAAAGGTCAAGGAAGCTTTGATAGAATTGGGGAAGAAGCTCTCCATTCCCTTAGTAGCGACGAACGATGTCCATTATCTTCGCAAGAGCGATGCGAAAATCCACGATATCCTCCTCTGCATAGGCACGGGAAGCACCATCAGCAAGCCGAAAAAGCTCGGCTTTAGCACGCCTGAATTCTACTTCAAAACCCCCTTGGAGATGTTTAATCTCTTCCCCGAGGTTCCTGGAGCTATAGAAAACACCCTGGAGATAGCAGCGAAATGTAATCTGGAGTTGGAATTGGAGAAACCACATCTTCCCTATTTTCCAGTCCCCGAGGGTTACACCTTGGAATCCTATCTGGAAAAACTCTGCTGGGATAATTTTCCCAAACGCTACCCGACTCGTCCCAAGGAAGCGAAGGAACGCCTTAAATATGAGCTATCAATCATAATTGAGAAGGGATACGCTGGCTATTTTCTTATAGTATGGGACATCGTGAAGGCGGCACGGGAGAAGGGCATTCCAATTGGACCGGGGAGGGGTTCAGCAGCAGGAAGTATGGTTGCCTATGTCCTGGAAATCACTCAATTGGACCCTTTGAAATATGGGCTTCTTTTTGAGAGGTTCCTCAATCCTGATAGGGTGAGTATGCCCGATATAGATTTGGATTTCTGCGATGTGCGAAGGGAGGAAGTTATAAGGTATGTTATAAATAAATATGGAAAAGATAAAGTGGCACAAATAATAACATTTGGCACTATGGCTGCGCGCGCAGCGGTAAGGGATGTGGGGAGAGCCTTAGAGGTCCCTCTTTCTCAAGTAGATAGAATAGCTAAGCTAATACCTCAGGGGATGAGTATTGAGGAAGCAATTGCGAAGAGCCCGGAGCTTGCGGAGTTATACGAAAACGATGAGAAAACGCGTCAGCTTCTGAAGATAGCAACTTCCCTTGAAGGGTTAGCACGCCACGCTGGCACCCATGCAGCTGGTGTTGTCATAGCTCCAGAACCTCTGGAGGAGCTCGTTCCCCTCCAACGCTCAACAGAAGGATTTGGGTTGACAACCCAATATGATAAAGACGCCCTTGAAAAAGTGGGGCTTTTGAAGATGGATTTGCTCGGCTTACGCACTCTGACGGTCGTGGAAAATTGCATCTCCTTAGTTAGGGAATTAAGAGGAGAGAAAATAGACCTTAAGGACATCCCATTAGACGATGAGCAGACATTTGATTTGCTATCAAAAGGGAACACTGTTGGCGTATTTCAATTGGAGAGCGCAGGGATGCAGAACCTCTTGAGGCAAGCCAAGCCATCTCGGTATGAAGACTTGATAACCTTAATCGCTCTTTATCGCCCCGGACCAATAAGATCTGGAATGGTGGAGGAATTCGTTAAGAGGAAAGAAAAGAAGGGAAGCTATCTCCATCCCGCTCTTAGGGATATCCTAGAAGAGACGAGAGGGTTGCTTGTCTTTCAAGAGCAGGTTATGCAGATAGCCGCCCGCCTCGCCGGTTTCACCTTGTCTCAAGGTGAAACGCTAATGAGGGCGATGAGCAAGAAGAAAGCTGATGTAATGGAAAAGATGAGGGATGATTTCCTCAAAGGAGCGCAGAATAACGGAGTGGATTTGAAGGTTGCAGAGGAAATCTATACTCAGATGGCTCACTTCGCTGCCTATGGCTTTAACAAATCCCACTCCGCTGTTTACGCTCTTCTCGCTTACCAAACCGCGTATCTAAAGGCTCATTATCCTCTTGAATATATGTCCGCCTTGCTTACAAGCCATATGGAGAACAGGGATAAACTTGCCTTCTTCGCTGAGGAATGTCGTACCCTTAACATAAAGCTTCTTCCACCAGATATCAACAAAAGCCAACTATATTTCTCAGTTGAAGGCAATAGCATAAGAGTCCCCCTGACTGCTATAAAAGGGGTAGCGAAAGGACAGGTAGCAGAGATAGTAAAGGAAAGGGAGAAGGCAGGTGAATTCCGCTCTATAGAAGATTTCTGTATGAGAATGAAAGGGGCGAAGCTCTCTCGCCCGGTTTTGGAAGCTCTCTTTAAGGCAGGTGCCTTTGATAGCCTCGGCTATAAGCGTCAGCAACTTGTTGAAGGACTTCCCAACATATTATCAGTTCTGGAAGCTGAAGAGAACGAAAGTCAAAGCCTCCTCTTTCAAGAGGAAGAGATTCCCCCAATCAGCATAGAACTACCCTCGGTTGATGAGTATCCCGTAGAGAAAATTCTTGCTATGGAAAAGGAACTCTTAGGTATATACCTAAGCGGACATCCCCTAGCTCAAATAGCCGACACTTTGGCAAAATATCGTCCAACCCCCTCAATTAAGATTGAGGAAATGCATTCTGAGGAAAAGGTCTGCGTGGCGGGAATAGTGGTGAAAGCTAAACACATTGATACGAAGAACGGAGAAAAAATGGCGACCATAACATTAGAGGATACTTATGGAAGCATCCCCGTAAGGGTCTTTCCCTATATATATAAAGATTTCTCTCGTTTTCTCCACAAGGAGGCAATCCTCGTTATAAGAGGGAAGGTCCACTCTGAGGTGAAAGGCGATGAGGAAGAGAACGAAGTATGGGCTGAGGAGATAATCCCCCTTTCCTCCAAGGGCGAACCCTTGCTACTCCCACCCGACGCTACTTTCCACATAAGGATTGAGAAAAAACACCTAAATGACACAAACCTTCAGTTATTGAGAAATCTTATTTTATACCATAAGGGGAATACGAAGGTCATCGTTCACATTCGCACAAATAACGGAGAAGAGATTTACACACTTGGGGATGAGTTGAAAGTGAAACCTTCAACAAGGCTTATGGACGAGATTTCCTCTCTTTTGGGGAAGGATAGTATATGGGTGCAATAA
- a CDS encoding ABC transporter permease, whose translation MKASPAAKKELFFQTSTSSLLFLYLAFILALLVADALYPKPGDLWRAFRSAEMLFAIKLSLITSLTTTFLSAIIAIPSAYALSRYRFPFPTLWDTILDMPIVLPPLVAGISILVFFGTPFGRWIEGLGIRFVHTVYGIVLAQFTIAAAFAVRACKAAFDDVDPRYEDVARSLGCSRPLAFWKVTLPLARNGIIAGLIMTWARAMGEFAPIIIVAGATPLKTEVLPIAIFMNLSIGRIEIALAATLILVFIAFSTLLLFKLLGGKLYLR comes from the coding sequence ATGAAAGCCTCTCCCGCCGCTAAAAAGGAACTCTTCTTTCAGACCTCCACTTCTTCTCTTCTCTTTCTTTATCTCGCCTTCATTTTAGCCCTCCTCGTCGCCGATGCCCTTTACCCCAAGCCTGGAGACCTTTGGAGAGCCTTCCGTTCGGCGGAAATGCTTTTCGCCATCAAATTAAGCCTTATAACCTCCCTTACAACCACCTTCTTGTCCGCTATCATAGCTATCCCTTCCGCCTATGCCCTATCCCGCTATAGGTTTCCTTTCCCCACCCTTTGGGATACCATCTTGGATATGCCGATAGTCCTTCCTCCCCTGGTAGCTGGCATAAGCATCCTCGTTTTCTTTGGCACACCCTTTGGCAGATGGATTGAAGGGTTGGGGATTCGCTTCGTCCACACAGTCTATGGAATAGTCCTTGCCCAGTTCACAATCGCAGCCGCTTTCGCGGTGAGGGCGTGTAAGGCGGCATTTGACGATGTTGACCCTCGCTATGAAGATGTCGCCCGTTCCTTAGGCTGCTCCAGACCCCTCGCCTTCTGGAAGGTTACTCTCCCTCTGGCAAGAAATGGCATAATAGCGGGATTAATAATGACTTGGGCAAGAGCGATGGGAGAGTTCGCCCCTATAATCATCGTAGCTGGTGCCACCCCCTTAAAGACCGAGGTTCTCCCGATAGCGATTTTTATGAATCTGAGCATAGGGAGGATAGAAATAGCCCTTGCAGCTACATTGATTCTCGTCTTCATAGCGTTCTCCACTCTTCTTCTCTTCAAGCTCTTGGGTGGAAAACTTTATTTGCGATAG
- a CDS encoding extracellular solute-binding protein, whose product MIRRRAIFLVFLIPLLLLMHPFLAQRKKGTKLFVYCGAAISPPMLEIGKEFEKRYNIKIEYTFSGSPCLLSQITFAQEGDLYMPGEQWYMDQAIDKGFIHRWKVVALFIPVIAVQKGNPKGVKSILDFLREDIKVGLGNKDACAIGHISDEIFKRAEKVLKQNGLADKIWKKTAYLAMQEPELGNSIKLKQLDATIIWNATAHRIRDSIDIIPIDPKYRIDSPIPLGILKFSKHIDEAENFLNFVLSPKGKKIFAKHGFATVNNNEKKEK is encoded by the coding sequence ATGATAAGAAGAAGAGCGATTTTCCTGGTTTTTTTAATCCCTCTCCTTCTCCTAATGCATCCTTTCCTTGCTCAAAGGAAGAAGGGAACAAAGCTTTTCGTCTACTGTGGAGCAGCTATAAGCCCACCTATGCTTGAGATAGGTAAGGAGTTTGAGAAAAGATACAACATTAAAATAGAATATACATTCTCGGGCTCCCCCTGCCTTCTTTCCCAAATTACCTTCGCGCAGGAGGGAGACCTTTATATGCCGGGTGAGCAGTGGTATATGGACCAAGCAATTGATAAAGGCTTCATCCATAGATGGAAAGTCGTAGCCTTATTCATTCCCGTGATAGCCGTTCAGAAAGGTAATCCTAAAGGCGTGAAGTCTATTTTGGATTTCCTTAGGGAAGATATAAAAGTTGGCTTGGGCAACAAGGATGCCTGCGCGATTGGACATATATCCGACGAGATATTCAAGAGGGCAGAGAAGGTGCTTAAGCAGAATGGGTTAGCGGATAAGATTTGGAAGAAGACAGCATATTTGGCTATGCAGGAACCGGAGCTTGGCAATTCCATCAAATTAAAGCAATTAGATGCGACCATTATCTGGAACGCAACAGCTCATAGAATTAGAGACTCCATTGATATCATCCCCATAGACCCAAAGTATAGAATTGATTCGCCGATACCGCTTGGAATCCTCAAATTCAGCAAGCACATTGATGAGGCAGAGAATTTCCTTAACTTCGTTCTTTCACCTAAAGGGAAGAAGATTTTCGCTAAGCACGGCTTCGCTACTGTGAACAACAACGAAAAGAAAGAGAAATGA
- a CDS encoding alkaline phosphatase family protein translates to MPKVVVIGFDAPITKSLLKLMDEGVLPNLDALRKRGVWMQNCLVPHPTITPPNWTTIATGAYPGTHQITCFHIPKEDGYPGSPQTCMQAFRSIDVKAETIWEAGERIGKKAIVLNYPTTWPPRMKDGIQIGGFGLHVTDWRMKEDGEGLTGWRWLINLADHQCAASEDLPLADKITPLPAKGWKNLPDGEFLEAEIEVGKYNNLFPVKPIKLFLLIDTKGGIVRGYLDKSESEPVFEVKRGEWSKRAKLTFQTEKGERDAYFKVKLMELSQDGGAIRLYFTTFCSVEGACYPPEIAKEIEGKIDEGLPLRAMEDAVTLGWIDYETYGEILDMENKWLGEVANYLMKNKEWDIFYMHAHAPDHTYHLILNNLDHSPDSQLKNRLAKLERNFYISLDRMVGRIREGAGEDAIIAIVSDHGACPTHPQYKALSINRILANKGLLKFKEDGSIDWDNTLAFEDRSVYIWVNLKSRFPFGIVEEKDYEEVREKIIEALFSYRDPGTGRCPFAFVLRKEEAILLGLRGERVGDIVFGTYPEAPGEHGRHITSGEYSIGSMKGTLMLCGPGIKKGVVLERQVNIADLVPTLCYITGLPVPKQCEGAVIYQALEDENLPWREYQKLEEKYKKLEETIRVMRSLTHSYE, encoded by the coding sequence ATGCCAAAAGTAGTTGTTATAGGTTTTGATGCCCCCATAACGAAATCCCTTCTCAAGCTTATGGATGAAGGTGTGCTACCCAATCTTGACGCCCTGAGAAAACGGGGAGTGTGGATGCAAAATTGTCTCGTTCCCCATCCCACAATCACACCTCCCAACTGGACAACAATCGCCACCGGCGCTTACCCAGGAACTCACCAGATAACCTGTTTCCATATTCCCAAGGAAGACGGTTATCCCGGTTCACCGCAAACCTGTATGCAGGCTTTCCGCTCGATTGATGTCAAGGCTGAGACGATTTGGGAGGCGGGAGAAAGAATCGGCAAAAAGGCAATCGTCCTCAATTACCCTACCACTTGGCCTCCCCGAATGAAGGACGGTATCCAAATCGGAGGTTTTGGTCTTCATGTAACGGATTGGAGAATGAAGGAAGATGGGGAGGGATTAACTGGGTGGAGATGGCTTATAAATCTCGCCGACCATCAATGCGCCGCAAGTGAGGATTTGCCCCTCGCCGATAAAATCACCCCCCTACCTGCAAAAGGATGGAAAAATCTCCCCGATGGCGAATTCCTTGAGGCGGAGATTGAGGTCGGCAAATACAACAACCTCTTCCCCGTGAAACCGATAAAGCTGTTTCTTTTGATTGATACAAAAGGGGGCATTGTGAGGGGCTATCTTGATAAAAGCGAGAGTGAGCCTGTTTTTGAAGTTAAGAGAGGGGAGTGGAGCAAGAGGGCGAAGTTAACTTTCCAAACGGAAAAGGGCGAAAGGGATGCTTATTTCAAGGTAAAGTTGATGGAGCTATCGCAAGATGGAGGAGCGATCAGGCTCTATTTCACTACATTTTGTTCTGTTGAAGGGGCTTGTTATCCTCCCGAAATAGCGAAGGAGATAGAGGGTAAAATTGATGAAGGGCTGCCTTTGAGGGCGATGGAAGACGCGGTAACTTTGGGCTGGATTGATTACGAGACCTATGGGGAGATTTTGGATATGGAGAATAAGTGGCTCGGCGAGGTAGCAAATTATCTAATGAAAAATAAAGAATGGGATATCTTTTATATGCATGCCCATGCTCCCGACCATACTTACCATTTAATCCTCAACAACCTTGACCATTCGCCAGATTCCCAATTGAAAAATAGATTAGCTAAATTGGAGAGGAACTTTTATATATCCCTTGATAGAATGGTTGGAAGGATTAGGGAGGGAGCAGGGGAGGACGCTATAATCGCCATCGTCTCCGACCATGGCGCCTGCCCGACCCATCCGCAATACAAGGCTTTGAGCATTAACAGGATTCTCGCAAATAAGGGACTTTTGAAATTCAAGGAAGATGGAAGCATAGATTGGGATAATACCCTCGCTTTTGAAGACCGCTCGGTTTACATATGGGTAAATCTTAAAAGCAGGTTTCCCTTTGGAATAGTTGAGGAGAAAGATTACGAAGAGGTGAGGGAGAAGATTATTGAGGCGCTGTTTTCCTACAGGGACCCGGGCACGGGAAGATGTCCCTTTGCGTTCGTCCTACGCAAGGAGGAGGCAATTCTTTTGGGCTTGAGAGGCGAGAGGGTAGGAGATATAGTTTTTGGGACTTATCCTGAGGCGCCAGGCGAGCACGGTCGCCATATCACTTCAGGGGAGTATTCAATAGGTTCTATGAAAGGGACATTGATGCTTTGTGGACCAGGGATAAAGAAAGGGGTCGTTTTGGAGAGGCAAGTGAACATAGCTGACCTCGTCCCCACGCTTTGCTATATCACTGGTTTGCCTGTACCCAAGCAATGTGAGGGAGCGGTTATTTATCAAGCATTGGAGGATGAAAACCTCCCTTGGAGGGAATATCAGAAGCTGGAGGAAAAATATAAGAAGTTGGAGGAAACGATAAGGGTTATGCGTTCTCTTACCCATTCATATGAATGA
- a CDS encoding carbon-nitrogen hydrolase family protein: MRIKVATISMALEYRRASRVEENLKYVEDLMESIKDIKPDIVALPEVFPYIGVPVKARDVQDIEKVKAFLSELAKKHQVYIGGSIYDRREGNVFNTCFLFNRKGEIVGKYDKIHPTEPEMEDGVCPGAEEQEPIETEFGKIGFQICFDANWHLYWKKLADKGAKMIIFSSAYPAGRILNSIALLNNVYIVASTWELKSGIIDKVGRWLVKTDRFFHWVWQDIELDTGVFHWDFQEDKPRKIRRKYGDKVRIETFGDEALFTIEPLSDAIKMEELINEFSLVPYKEYINRAEKKQIENRTSL; the protein is encoded by the coding sequence ATGAGGATTAAGGTTGCGACTATATCTATGGCGCTTGAGTATAGGAGAGCAAGCAGGGTGGAGGAAAATTTAAAATATGTTGAGGATTTAATGGAAAGCATAAAGGATATCAAACCCGATATCGTCGCTCTGCCCGAGGTCTTCCCCTATATCGGCGTTCCCGTCAAAGCGAGAGATGTTCAGGATATAGAGAAAGTAAAAGCATTCCTCAGCGAGCTTGCCAAAAAGCATCAAGTTTACATCGGGGGTTCAATCTATGATAGAAGAGAGGGAAATGTATTCAATACCTGCTTCTTGTTCAATAGAAAGGGAGAAATCGTGGGGAAATACGATAAAATCCATCCAACCGAGCCAGAGATGGAGGATGGTGTCTGCCCAGGCGCCGAGGAACAGGAACCGATAGAGACAGAGTTCGGGAAAATCGGATTCCAGATTTGCTTTGACGCAAATTGGCATCTCTATTGGAAGAAGCTCGCTGATAAAGGGGCTAAGATGATTATCTTCTCCTCCGCCTATCCAGCGGGAAGAATTTTAAACTCCATCGCCCTTCTAAACAATGTCTACATCGTCGCTTCAACTTGGGAGCTAAAGTCGGGGATAATAGATAAGGTGGGTAGATGGCTCGTTAAGACGGATAGATTCTTCCATTGGGTGTGGCAGGACATTGAATTGGATACTGGCGTATTCCACTGGGATTTTCAGGAAGATAAGCCGAGGAAGATAAGGAGGAAATACGGAGATAAAGTCAGGATTGAGACATTCGGGGATGAAGCCCTCTTCACAATTGAACCTCTTTCGGATGCAATCAAGATGGAAGAGTTAATTAACGAATTCTCTCTTGTGCCATATAAGGAATATATTAACAGGGCGGAGAAAAAGCAGATTGAGAATAGAACTTCGCTGTGA